The Hordeum vulgare subsp. vulgare chromosome 7H, MorexV3_pseudomolecules_assembly, whole genome shotgun sequence DNA window CATCACGGATCATCAATGGTCATTAGCAGATGTCTATGGATGACAGTTCTATATTCCTATTTTCATTGGTTGTGCCTTTTTATTTGACTTTTTATACTTCAGTACTTGAACTTCATACTCGAACCTTAATAAATAGTTCTATGTATGCATCATAATGATAAAGAGGCTAGGGTTATCCTTTTTTTTTCTAATAATTATGTTTCAAGAGTAAGGGAAAACAAGGATATATGAATTCTAGATGCCCTCCATGCTAGTGAATTCCTTGTTCTTTACTCCCACCCAACTCTTCGCCTCACCAGAAAATCAACTACTATAGCCTTTCGTTTCTTTCTTCAAAATAAAATGTAAAGAAAACTGTCGCCATAATTCGGGATGCTGGAGACCAGAGCTTATCCACTGTCGGGGAACCAAGTAGCACTACAACTGATGGTGTCTTCTCTTCACCAGGTCATCCATCTGATATTTTGCGGGGACATCTTATCAGGATATCACATATCATTAGCATGAATAATGCAAGGAAGCACTTTTCACATGCATATCATTTCCCAATTCCTTTCACGGCGACGTCCACGCGCGTCCATCCCCTCCCCACTCCGCCACCCACGTGTACGCGGCGCCGACGTCTCCGACCGCGTCTGCATCTCCGACGACCCACCCGCGGAATTGATAATGCTTATAACGCCGTCAATGACGGGTTTCGCCGCCAGTTGCATGCATGGCCGACTGGCTTCTTCTTGTCGGCGGCGCTAGGCAAAACCATGCGCAACACGTACGACTGCAAGACGAGAAGATACTCTGCTCCCGATTTAACTCAGGTCAACTTAACTTTCTCTACCGGCCGTAACCGTAAGTGATGATGAGCAGGTCGTTGGATGACACCGGGTGCAAGATATATGCGTCATGTACAACTTTCAACTGCACACGGCACACCATACGCGTGGCTTCAGCCTCCAGAGATGctacttgttttttctttttttaagcaGCAGAGATGCTACTAGTGTCTCCAATCATCTAGAAGACGAAGAATAACAGGCTAATTCCTGGCCTCCTGGCGACGTCAAGACAAACGCGGTGTGGAAATATCAAGTCAGATGTACATCTATCAGGATCTACTATCATGTAGACTAATAAGTATACTTTCAGGCGGACGTCTTATATTGCGGTGTGGCAGAAAAATCCGACTACATACTTTCAGGTGCAGAAAAATCAAAGATTAGTGACGGTAGATCATTGCGCCATCGCTTTCAGGTGGGCGAATTAGTGGGCGCGCGATGCTAATCCTATTCAGATAAGCACAAAACACTGGAATATCAAGCTCCCAAAAGTCCGATCAATGAAAACTATTTCCTTCGTTCttgaatataagtctttttagagattgcactaaggATCTACatatatacagatgtatatagacatattttagagtgcatattcactcattttactacgTGTGTAGTTTTctaataattttttaaaaaatacttatatttaagaatagaGGGAGTATATGACCACACAGTCGATTGGCCCGCCAACATCTCCAGGGAGCTACTTGCTCAGCTAGGGTGAACCTTCGTTAGTAAGGCAGGATATTACCAAGGAGCTACAAATTTCAGCTTCTGAATTGGAATTTGACAGACAACCATAAACGCCAAAATAACGAGACCCCCAAATGACCACAAAGGATGAAACAAAATCGCATGATCTGTTATAACGACGCGAGAGCTTGTTTAGCAAGAACAAAGATGAAAAATGCAACAGACAAGTGTTATAACATTAACAAGTCGATCATATCGACTGGTTGGAAATCCAAAACAAAGTTTCGAAAGTGTCATAACGTTAACAAGTTGATCATATTGAAACCACAGTCCACAGGCACTGAATTTGTGgaggtggcaatagcacatctgTCAACAGACAATCGATTAGCTCAGCCGGTAGGGACCTTCCAGAACATTGGAAAAAATCTACAGGGAGTCCATGTGGAGCGTCTAGGAATATTTCATGGATTCTTTTAAAACAAGTCGGCAACATAATATACATAAATATTTTTTACCAAAAAAAGTCAACAATACCAAAAAAAACTCCCAGACGTCCACACCATGAAAGAATATACCGTAATATATCTAAATATTTCACGAATGTTCCTGATAACCAGGAACACTAGAATAACAAGCTCCCCAGAAGTCCACGCCATGAAATAATATAGCCACCATATGTCTGTGTCGCAAGAACAATAACTGTAAACCTATCGTCCAAGTGGGCAAATGcggttttctttttcttagaCAACTTGGCTATATTCAAACCACTGGCTGACACCTATGTACtttctccgtccggaaatacttgtcctaaaaatgcatatgatggatgtatctataattaaaataagtctagatacattcatctctaggacaagtatttccagacCGAGGTAGTATTATGTTATGTCACGataatttgaaaatttgaattcGATTTGTCAGCACGCAAGAAAACCACAGCTCGATCTGCCACTTTGGATTGAagctttatttatttttcccaAGCAGCCATAGAGCATCGTCATCAAGCCACACGAAGAAACTACAATAGTACTACTATCCACAGCTATACGTGACGTGTCATGCCATGACACGTAGACTATCATACAGATGctacatactactccctccgttcccaaATACTGTACTATATGaatttttagatatttcactataGATTATATatagatgtatataaacatattttatttTAAAGATTCATCCGTTTTATTTCGTATGTACCACaaagaaatctttaaaaagatttTACATTTTGAAATAGAGAGAGTATATGTCTATCTCGCGCCATCCGATctgaggccctgtttgtttcataagtcctaggacttttttaagtcccaacttataagtcataagtccctacctgtttgtttacagggacttataagtcccgagtccctacctgtttgtttacagtgacttataagtccatgttgAACCTGCAGAAAAGATGAACTGCAGCGGCGACGAGGCGGCAACCGAGGGAGacgaggcggcggggcggcgacgactgggcgggcgggcggacgggcggcgactgggcggggcggcggcggggcggcggcgactgggcgggcgggcggccgggcggcgactgggcgggcgggcggcggggcggcgacgactgGGCGGGCGGGCGGCGACGACTGGGCGGGCCGGCGGGCGGGCGGCGACGACcgggcgggcggcggggcggcgactgggcgggccggcgggcgggcggcggggcggcggggcggcgacggggcgggcggcCGGCGGCGATTGGGGAAGCCGGCGACGGGCGGTGCGAGCGTCCTGGAGTCCTGAGCGATCGGGGCAGGGCGGTGCGAGCGTAATGGGACCagaataagtcccaataagctcctaTTAGAGagtcttaggccctgtttgtttcataagtcctaggacttttttaagtcccaacttataagtcataagtccctacctgtttgtttacacgGACTTATAAGTtccgagtccctacctgtttgtttacagggacttataagtccatgttgcaCCTGCAGAAAAGATGAACTGCAGCGGCGACGAGGCGGCAACCGAGGGAGACGAGGCGGCGGCCGGCcggcgacggggcggggcggcgggcgggcggcgactgggcgggcgggcggcggggcggcggcgactgggcgggccggcggccgggcggcggggcggcgactgggcgggccggcggccgggcggcgacggggcgggcggGGACGGGGCGGGCGGCCGGCGACGATTGGGGAAGCCGGCGGCGGGCGGTGCGAGCGTCCTGGAGTCCTGAGCGATCGGGGCATGGCGGTGCGAGCGTAATGGGACCagaataagtcccaataagctcaTATTAGAGAGTCTTATTTCATAAGTCCCAATTAACcataataagtcccaataagtccctagtgtttggtttaggtgggacttatagagacttttttaagtcccaaaaCCAATAAGTCTCTGAAAACAAACACCCTCTGAAATCTGATGGCTCGAAAGTCCCTTTCAACCTTGTTGGGGAAGAGAAGTTGGCAGCACAATTAGTGTCACGAAAGCAACCTCAAAGAGGCCGACAAGCAACTCGCACTGGGTGGCTGACTCAGCGGGAGCTCACACATAATAATCTTCTTGGCTGCGGTGGAGATAAGATCAAGCGCTAGCTGGGCGTACGAGTGGAACCACAGACCCCTCCGTCCTCACCCCCTGTCCGCTCCGGATTCCCTATAAAACCATCGGCGTCTCAGCTTTCCTCGACGAGGACGGACAACAGTGCAACGAAGAAATACTCTGCTTTTGGTCTTGGATAAAAGAATCAAGAATAGTGATCGGAGAATCCATGGCTGCTGCGTTTGCGTCGACGCCGGCGGTGTTGGGGTCGGCTCGACCGGGACGGGTGGCCGGGGTTCGGCGCTCTGTGGTGGTGCGGGCGTCCTCCACGGTGGCGGTGGCAATCGGGAGAACGCACTACGAGGTGCTCGGGCTGGGCGCCGGGGCCAGCAGGGGCGAGATCAAGGCCGCGTACCGGCGTCTTGCCAGGGAGGTGCACCCTGACGCCGTCGGAGGTGGTGGCGACGAGGGGTTCATCCGGCTGCACGCGGCCTACGCCACCCTCGCCGATCCCGACGAGCGCGCTCGCTACGACCGGGACGTGACCTGCCGCGCCGCCGGGATGACGATGCGGCGGAGGGCGGCAGCGGCCGGACCGGCGTTCCGGCGGAGGACGTGGGAGACCGACCAGTGCTGGTAGGACGGGCGGACTCGCGCGGCTGCCCTCCCGGACCATCGGATCAGGCACGCCGTGTCATGGCCGGCTGCCTTGGCCGGCATGGTCAGAATTGGACGACCCAGATCGCGTGTGCGGACGCGGAAAGAGTCGTTTTTTTAAGATCTCTTGTGCGTCCGATTAGCAAAATGCAAATATGTAAATGAATTAGTTACCTACTTGTAAATTAAAGGCCAAGGAATATACTACGTAGTTTTCAATACAACAAGGGCAACTCCAACGGGCCGATCCAAACGGACGACGATTTTGTTCGCTTTTTGTTCATTTGGGTTGTTGAGGCGGACACGAACGTCCGCTTCCGCAGATGGGTTGGCGCATGCGTCCAACGCTGGCCGGACTCATTTTTGCCGGCgtgcaaaaaaaatatataagtgcaTAACTAAACATTAAAAACCGGCCACGAAGGCCGCACGAGAGTACATGCATCCGCATTACACTAACTAAAcataaaaaaaactaaaactacGAGGGCAGCCCTAGGCGGCGGCGTCGTCGAAGCAGGTGAGGTCGACCAGCATAGGCGCAGGGCTGGCCCAAGGGAACGCCGTGTTCCACAGCTCCGCTGCGTGCGCCTCCGTCGTGTGTCCTGTCGGCGTGGGttgtgctggtggcggtggcagcgcagCAGCAGGGGCACGCTCCTCCGCTTTCGCCTCCCGtcgttcctcctccgcctccttctccagctccatcAGCTGAAGGCCTTCGGCACACTCCGCCAACAGATGTTGCGCCCTCGAGTGCTCGAGGTAGGCTTGCTCCTGCTGCGGTGTCGCGCCCAGCCAGATGGGCGGCGCAGTGTCGAACTCGTGGACGATGTcggtccactggtagacctccTGCGGCTCCGCGGGCTCGGGCTTCGGCGGAGGTGGCATGACGCATTCGCCGGTGGTCCACAGCGTCTCCGCGGCCTGCTGGTGGTACACCGCCTCCTCATCGGCCCTGCACCGTGCTTCCCCATCGCTGTCGCGGAGACCAGCTGCGAGCGCCGGCTGGTAGGCGGTCTCAGCTTCCTGGTCCTCGTCGCTGACAACAGGCGGGGCCGGCGAAGGGCCTCCTGGCTGCACTTCGCGCATGCCACGACGGCGCTACTCCTCGTGCTCCACCGCGAACCACCCCTCCTAGTTAGGGGAGTCGGACGCGTACGCAGGGTCTTGCCGCTGCTCCATCGTCAACAGACGCCAACAgcggctcacctcctccgcatgcaCCTGCGCCAACTGCGGCATGGTCGGCACCAGAATCCTCTCCGGATCAAGATGCCAGTCGTGCGGCAGCGTGACATCGGGGTAAGGGAGCGACACGCGGTGCTCCCAGTTCCACTGCGCTTGGTGCAACGGGACGCTCACACGGTGGCGAGGCCGGTGGAAAGACGGCGGCTGGGAGATGGCGCGGCGGTAGagcggggccttgcccttgtttgggaagtCGTCGGCCATGGTGCTAGGGTTTTGGTCGCCGAGGTGGCTGGATGTGGGCGGACGGGGTTCTGGAAGCATATGGCGGAACCCACCGCACACTCGGATTAAAAAAGACCGGCGGCGGTCGGTGACGCGTGGGCTCGAGGATGTCGGCCGTCATAAATAATGTTGGCCACGGTGGTTGGGGGCGAACAGCGAGAGGGCGCGCGCGCGTCCGCTTCGCATCCGCGCCGACGAATTTCAGTTCCAAATTTGGGTCGAAAATGGGTCGGTCCAGACGCGAAGCGGACGCGTTTTGGCAATGAGTCAACGCGTTGGGCCATCATTTTTGTCCGCGTCGACCCAAACGAACGACGGCGGACGAAATGAGTCGCtccattggagttgctctaaataTACTACTCCCTCGGGTCCATATCAATTGTCGCTGATTTAGTTAGTTAGCAAGAGCATCTACAAGCAGACATTGCAAATATGATCCTAAGCAAACATTGCAAATATGATCCTTAAATATTTACGGACGCATCCGGTTAATGATTGGATGTTCCTTTATTTATCCGTCGTGCAGTTATAtttatcattttttttcttcatatgtccgttcacttgcacgtgattgatggaaaggaaaagagagaaagaaaaaatgaataaagaaaagaaaaaagtggTCCAGAGTGGGTCGCGTCCTACGTAGCGGACTGACCGGACACGTCCGGACGCGTTGACGAGCTCTTATATCCTccccatatttgagatggatacgaGGGTTCGTGAACGACCCGAGCATATAGAGATGATTTGAGGGATCCAGTTGAAttactttttttctttctctctcctgTCCGGTCACTGACCGGACGCGTCCGCGGACGTATGAAGGATCATTTGAGGGATCCAGCTGTATTTGCTCTAATATTAGAAATTATTTATCTTCTAATTTCTACAAGAAAAATAGTTACCACAATCCATGCACGTCATGTCTTGAAGGTTGCCATGATATCAACCTCTTGAGATATTAAGACTGCTCTGTTTTTAAGATTCAATTTCGTTCCAAAAACATAAGTCAAACAAGGTAGCTTCATGATATATCGTTCCGTAAAAACTAGAACCTAGAGTATAATTCCAAAGTTTTTATGAAGCTCTATAGAGCCTGTTTGGAACTGCTCTACTTCTTAAAATCCATCTATGTTTTGGTGAACACAAGCCAAATGGGTAGCTTCACAATATGTTGTTTCGTAAAAAAAACTAGAATCTAGGGTACAACTCTAGAGTTTTTGGACCTGTTTGGGACTACTCCACTTCATGGAAATCAATTTCACTTCATTAAATTCACTTTGAAGTAGTTTCACAAAGAAGCTATAGCACTATGAAGAAAATATTTGGCTTTCATCTAGCTCCAACTTCAAGAATGAAAAAATTGGTAAAAAAATCCATTTGATTGGTTGAGGGGGAGACATGAAAGAGTATCCATTTATTGATGACACTGATGAGTAAT harbors:
- the LOC123413630 gene encoding chaperone protein dnaJ 11, chloroplastic-like produces the protein MAAAFASTPAVLGSARPGRVAGVRRSVVVRASSTVAVAIGRTHYEVLGLGAGASRGEIKAAYRRLAREVHPDAVGGGGDEGFIRLHAAYATLADPDERARYDRDVTCRAAGMTMRRRAAAAGPAFRRRTWETDQCW